A window of Roseiflexus castenholzii DSM 13941 genomic DNA:
CGCCCATCGAGCGGTTTGCCCTGACACTGTTCTGGCGACATGTAGGCAGGCGTGCCCATCGCCATACCGGTCGCCGTCAGGCTGCTCCCCTCGGTCATCCGCGCCAGCCCGAAATCTGCCACCTTCATCGTCGGACCTCTGCCCATCAGACCAGGCTGAAGCAGCAGATTATCCGGCTTGATGTCACGGTGGACCATACCCATCGCATGAGCGTATGCCAGCGCGTCCGCCGCCTGGCGCACCAATTCCAGCCCTTGCACCAGGCTGCCGCCGGTCTGTTGGGCCGTCGAGCGCAACCAACCGCGCATCGAGCCGCCGGTGACCAGTTCCATCACCAGGTACGCCATGCCATCGTACTCATCGAAGTCGTACACTTCGACGATATGGGGATGCCGCAATTTTGCCGCCGCCTGCGCCTCCTGGCGGAAGCGTGTCTGAAACATCGGGTCCTGCGCCAGATTACCGTGCAGCAGTTTCAACGCCGCCGGGCGGTCGAGATGGATGTGGCGGGCGCGAAACACCTGCCCCATTCCACCGCTGCCCAGTGGCGCTTCGATGCGATAATTGCCGATGGTTTTTCCAATGAATTCAGTCATATCGGCGACTCCGGAATTGCTGACATATGGCTGCGTCGGCTAGACGGAGCGCAGTGGTGGATCACGGCGACGGCGTCACCAGAATGATCGGCGGATTAAGAATATCCGGTCTAATAATGATGTCCGGGCGAAAGATCCACTGCCGACGCAGCACGTAATCTGTCGTCCGGTCGGGGCGCGGATCGGAAGGGCGGTAATCATCAAAAACCTCCGCCTGCAAATCCTCACCCTGGAGACGCACAGTAATCCGAGTGGTCTTGAATCCGAAGTCATACACGCCAACCAGTTGCCCCGGCGTGTATGGCACCTGAATCTCGCCCCAATCGCAGTCGCTCGGCGTACATTTGCCATACCCCCGGAAGATGTAGGTCGTCTCATCCTTTTTGTCAATCACCAGGCGCGTCATCCCGCTTGTGGCGGTATCGACATTGACCCAGTTGCCAAGAAAGGCATTGAATGCCGCCGCCTGCGTCGTTGCGGTTGCCGCTGCCGACGTCTGCTGCACCGCAACGGCGGATGCAGTCTGCGCCAGGGTCGTCTGCTGCGCGGCAACTGCGCTCGCGGTCTCTGCATTTGCTGCCGCTGCCATTGTTGCCTGCGCATCGATCGCCTGCTGCGTCGCCTGGACATTCAGCGCCACCTGCGTTGCCTGCTGCGCCGCTGCGGCTGCGGTCTGCTGCACTGCTGCCTGTTGTGTCGCTTGCTGGATCGCCTGCTGCGCCTGTTGCGTCTGCTGCGCCGCCTGCTGCTGTTGCTGCTGCGCCTGTTGCGTCTGCTGCGCCGCCTGCTGCTGTTGCTGCTGCGCCTGTTGCGTCTGCTGCGCCTGAGCGATCTGCGTATTCTGCTGCGCCTGGAACGCAATCTGGGTCTCGATCGGCGCAGCCGCAATCGTCTGCTGCTGAATCAGCGCCACAGTCTCCTTCATTTCAAGCGTCGCCTGCGCGGCAGTGCCAACGACTGCGGCAGTAGCCGTGTTCGCTGCGGCAATCACACCGGCGGCTTCGGCAGTCGCTGCGGTCGCAGTCGCGGCTGCGGGGCGCACCACCAGCATTTCGTTGCCGAAGAACACCCCTCCCAAACACAGCGGAACGAGCAGAAACAGCGCCGTCACCGCCCACGCCGGAATGATCGGCATCTGAACAAACTGCCCGGTTGCAACCGGTGGTCCTTCGCTGCCCGCCACTGCCGCGCCGACCGTAAAACTGCGCGTCTGTTCGCGCCCAAACCAGCGTTGCGGACCGGTGACCGTGGTTGGAACATGGACTTCGGCGCCGGGGTCGAGCGTCACTTCCGGCGGCTCGAACCGATAGCGCAGCACATGCTCATCATCCTCGGCGCGTAGGGTACACTGAATCGGAGCATTCCCATCGTTGCGCAGCGTCGTGGTAAAGCGCGCCTGACCGCGCCCGGCAGCCCGTTTGGGCGCAAGGGTCAGCGACGGCGCCGTGAACGGCAACACGGTCCAACGTCCATGCGCCACGCCAACTTCCGCCGGATTTTCGCGCGAACGCACCCGGAGCGTCACCTGATACTCACCGGCGCGGCTTGCCGACGTGCGCGGCGCCGTGACCGTCAACACCACCGGCGCTTGCACGCCTGGCATCAACTGGATGGCATCGGCGGGCTGGCGCACCCATTCCGAGGGCGCACCCTCCACTTCGATACTGAAGTGATCCACCACCGTCCCCAGATTCGCCAGCGTCAACCGCAGCGGCGCTGGCTGCCCCGGCGCAAGAGTCAATGCAGCATCTTCCAGCACCACGCCAATCCGTCCGGTGCTGACACTGGCAGTGACCACGCCGGTAGACATCGGACGTGTGACTGCGGCTGGCGGCGGGGTAGCGGTCGGTTGCGCATCAAGCAGTTGCTGCAACAGTGCGCCACCCGGTTCGACGAGGTGCGCTGGCGGTTCCAGGCGCAACCAGAACGGACCGACGCGCACCACCTCGCGCCAGCCCCACGGATGCGGCGCCCGTGCCGGAAGGCGCACCGCTCCCAGCAACGTCCCATTGCTCGAACCCAGATCGGTCACCGTCACCTGCCGACCATCCCAATCAACGCGCAGATGCGACCGTGACACCCCTTCGGATTCGAGGACGAGCGTATTGGTCGACTGGCGTCCGACGGTAACACCATCGCTCGTCAGTTCGACGACGCGCAACAGATTTCCGCCAGCGTCGCGCACCTGGATACGCGGCAGGGTCGACGCGCCAGGCAGCGAGGGAAGCGCCGGCGGGAGCGTCCCACTCGATGGCATCATGGCGGTTGGTTGCGGCGCTGCTACAGCAGGCGGGGGCGGCGTTGGAACAGCGCCCTGCGGCGATACTGGCGGCGCTTCATTGGGATGCGCCATTACCGTCGTGTGGGTCAACATCGGATCGGGGCGCGCCAGGAGCGCTTTCTGGCTGGCAGCAACCTCGGCAGCGCTGGCGAACCGATCTTCTGGACGCTTCGCCAGACAACGCAGCACAATTGCTTCGAGCGGTTCCGGCAGATCGGCGCGCACCTGACGCGGCGGGGTCGGCGGAACGAACACATGCTTGTACGCCGCTTCGCTCAGCGTCGTTGCCGTAAACGGCAGATAACCGGTCGTCACCTCGTACAGCACCACTCCCAGCGCATAAATATCGCTCCGGTGATCGACATGCGCCCCCTGGCACTGCTCTGGCGACATATAGGCTGGCGTCCCCATTGCGGCGCCGGTCGCGGTCATCATCGACCCTTCCACCATGCGCGCCAGCCCAAAATCGGTAATCTTGAGCGCGTAACGCCCGGGCACGCCGGAGACTGCGCGGAGCAACATGTTGTCCGGCTTAATGTCACGATGAATCATGCCCTGGCTATGGGCGTATGCAAGCCCTTCCGCCGCCTGCTGCACCAGATCGACTGCCAGCATCAGAGACCATGGCTTGCCCTCGCGGGCATGCTTCTGCATCAACCCGCGCAGCGACCCATCGCTCAACAGTTCCATCACCAGGTACATCAGACCCTGCTGCTCGCCGAAGTCGTACACCTCGACAATATTCGGGTGCTGAAGCGCGGCAATCGCGCGCGCCTCCTGGCGAAATCGCGCCTGAAAGCCAGGATCGTGCGACAGATTGGTGTGCATCACCTTCAGCGCAACCGGTCGATCCAGATGGATGTGCCGCGCGCGAAACACTTGCCCCATGCCGCCAGCGCCCAGGAGCACTTCGACTCGATAATTGCCGATAATCCGACCAATTAACTCCGTCATGAAGAATGCTCCCTATCTCAGGCAACCAACAGCGCAACCCGGGCAAACCAGCAAAGCCGTTGTTCAATTTCGACTTCGAGGTTAGCAGGGGAACTGAAGGCAGGTTCTTTCGCCGTATATTGTACTGCACCTGTGTCAATCGCGCCTGCCATTTCGCGCACAATCGCCGCCCGATTGCGTTGACCATCGAGCAACTGCAACAGAAACCGATCGAACGGATCGAGCTGCAACACATCGTGATACAGATTGGTCACCTCGATGCCGGACTGCGCTTCCAGGCGCGCCAGAGCAGTCGCTTGCGGGCGCTCTCCTGGATGGCTCGCCACCAACGGCGGGTGCAGATGAAACGATACCAGCGTTGTTGCCGTCGCAAACGCGCGCAGCAGATCGCCCCCCAATCGCCGCGCCAGCACCGATGGCTCAACATCACGCAGCGGCGCTCCGCCGTCTACCGCGCGGCGCTGCGCTTCGACCACCAGCGTCTCGAACGGTACTGCGCGCGGCGACGCTTCCGCCAGATGGAGCAGCGCCGCTTTCGTAATCGGCGCCATCACCGTAAACCCGACATCGTGCAGATTCCGAAACACCACTGGCGTCTCATTGGTCAGATCGACCGGGTGCGATTCGGGATGCATCAATGCAGCGACAGACATACCCGCCAGACGCTCTGGTCGCAACGTGCGCCGGATCTTCAGATGATCATGGCAGAGGAGCGTCTGCCGGAACTGTCGTCCACGAAGAAAATCCATGTACTGCTCCAGATCGATACCGTTTTGAGAAAAAGAACGCATTGCATCGACGGTTTCGGGTTTCAATCCCTGAGGCAGCACCATCGGAAACTCGGTTTCGGAGAGGTACTGCAACCCGTGCTGCGCAGCGTGGGCGGCAAATTGCGCAAAATAGACCGGTTCGTTCACCACTTCGAGCGCATCGTGGAGCAGAAATGCATGGCTCAGCGGACCCAGGCGATCCAGCATGGCGCGAAACTGGCCGGCGTATGCGGCAATGAAACTGGTGAACGCATTCGCATGCTCCGAGTCGCTCTCCGCCAGCATATCGAGCAACGCCAGCGCGATCCTGGCGCGATCATGCGAATCTTCGACATCCCTGGCGGCATAGAGCATCAGATCGCGGATTGCACCGAGCATATGCCAGCCAGGGTACGTGTTGTAACTGACGAATGCCACGCCGTTCGGCGTCAGGCAACGCTTGATCAGCGCCATAAGTCGGTCGCGCACCGGCGCTGGCGTCCATGAATAGACGCCGTGGGCAATGATATAGTCGAACTGCCCCAATTCATCGCCGACGTCCTGGAGATCGCGCGCCAGCAGGGTAATGTTGGTCAGACCAAGCGTGTCGATCACGCGCCGTCCATCGGCAATCTGGCGCGGCGAGAGGTCGATGCCGGTAAACGAAGCTTTGGGAAGGCTTAACGCCATCGGCATTAGATTAGCGCCGGCAGCGCAACCGATTTCCAGCACGCGACAACGCGCAACTGGCGGTGGGTTCAAGCCGAGCAACGTCGCCAGCACGGCCATGTAATCAGGGTGGGTATGCGCATAGGCGCGCCCCGGATACGGCGCCTCATCGTAACTGCGCGCCAGCGTTGTCACGATGTCGTTCATTGCCGGATATCCAGAATGTAGCCAGCGTGCGCCGGTTTATGCGCGCGCACCAGATTGTCGATCAGGCGCGCATCTACATCGCTGCCGGGCGGAAGAGCGAGCGAAATGCGAAAGACGAACGGTTGCGATGGTTCTTCCGTAATAGTTGGCGTCAGACCGGTCACCACCTCGATCAGTCGCTTGAGTCCATACGCCGTGCCGCGCCAGCGATAGAGATCGGCGGCTTCGGCGATCAGGCGACGGATGCGCGATTCGGGCCAGTATGGATTGACTTCCATATCGAGCCAGCCTGCCAGCCAGGGCAGAAACGACAGCGGACAGGTGCGCGGGTCGAAGTAGAGATTGATATGATTCTGACGCCATTCCAGCGGCTCCCAGATCGTCTCGAAAATCCGCAGATAACGCCCCAGAAACTCATTCTCCTGAAAGATCGCCGGCAGATAGCGCAGGTAGCGACTATCCAGTCCATCCGACGACGCGGCATAGCGCACCGGCAAGCGTTCGGGAAACTCCTGGGCAACAACGACCGGCTCTTCAGGCGGCGGTGGAGACGGGGGTGCGGAAGGCGCTTCAGGTGTCGCCATCGCAGCAGATTCGCCAACCGCTCCTTCCGTTGTCTCACCGGAGATTGCTGCCGTGAGCGGCTCTTCTTCGATAACCGAAGGCGGTTCGGGCATTTCCGCAACCGGCAGCGCCACCTCTTCGGGCGGATACACCACGCCAGGCGGGATATAGATCAGAATGAACGGACCGATCCGCACCTCCTCGCCGGGGACCAGCGGATAGGGCTGATTTGGCGGAAGGCGGCGCTCGCCAATGAAGGTTCCATTCGTGCTGCCGAGATCGACCAGTTGTGCACCCTGCGGTCCCGCGTCGATCCGACCGTGCATATTCGACACGACCGGCGAGTCGAGGTGCAGATCGCGCGCCGGGTTGCGCCCAATGGTGTACTGCGGCTGGCGCAAGGTCACCACCTGTTCGCCGTCGGGGGAGCGAATGATCAGTTTGCCAAAATCGGGTTCCACATGCTGCTCCGGGTAATACCAATTCCCTGTGACCATCCGGCATGGTCACCCCGAGCAGAGCGAGGGGTCTTGCGCGACCCGCTCCGATTCCTCGCTGAGTTTACCCTGAGCGAAGCGAAGGGCTCGGAATGACACGCATGCGGCATCTTCAATCGTCATTGGTATAATGCGTGAAGATCACCTGTTTACGACGCACTGACCGACACTCGATGCTGCCAGGAACAGATCAAGGCGTGGCGCGGCACATCGAGGCGCGGCGAGACGACCTGTGGCTTTGCCGTGCTCCCCGGCTCGGTCAACCCGATCTGCACTTCCTCGACGAACTCAATTGACGGGAGACGCTGCATCAACGCATAAATCTCCGACACATGCAGATCACGACCAAAGGGCCAACCGTTGCCGTCGGGTCCACCGACATATGGGTTGAGATACCGATAGAGCACCTCTTCTGCTTCGTGCTGCACCGCGCGCGCGAGTGCCGGATCACTGCGCACCGGAACACGCAGCCGCACCTCGACCGACACCCAGAGGTACTGGATCGGGCGCACATCGAGTGCAATGCCCAACGGACGCCGCCGATCCAGATAGTCGAGCACACGAGCGCGCAGTTCGGCGGAGAGCGTCAGCGCCTCCGGCGGAATCCGACCGGCAGGATTATCGGACTGCGGCAGAATGTAGACTATCACCTGACCGGGGCGCGGATCCGCCGGACCTCCGGGCTGCGCACCGGGACTGACGCAGCACGCGCGCGCCACGCCGACCACCTCCCGCGCCAGGTGCTCATAGTCATCAGCGGTCACGGCGCGGGTACGGGTACGCAGAATCTGCGGTGCACGGGCGCGCGCATCATCGAGACCCTGCGGATCGCGTCCGCCCTCGGCAGCGCGGCGGTTCGTCACCCGCGACACATACGGGATCGATGTCTTCAGCGTCACCAGCGTATTCGCCTGAACATTGCCGATCACGCCGCCGCCGTACTGATAGCGCGTCATCGTAATCACGCTCCCGTGGGGCGGCACACTGCCAAAATTGCGCACCGATCCATCGGGTTGGAGCAGTGCCGGTCCGAAACTCACCGTCCCGCTCAGGCTATCGAGCGTATAGTGCTGATCATCAGGACCAGAGGCGGCAAAGTCGGGAACCTCGCTCCACTCGCGCGGACGACCGGGGAGTGGCGGATCGACGATCAGGACATCGCGCTGTGGATTGCGCGCCAGCACCGGTTTGTTCAGCAGATGAAACTCCTGACCGGGCGTGCCGTCGCTGCGCCCGATGACCTCGTTGCGCACCGTGACCGCATGGCGGGCATTGACCGTCCCGCCGCGCGATTCGATCCGCAACGCCAGCAATTCGGGCGAAACTTTGTAGCGGTTGTGACGATTCTCCGGCGTATCCGCCTGCGCGTCGGTCAGGCGGCAACGAAGCCAGTGCGCCGTCACCCCCTGGATCGTATCGGGCGCCATTGGCGGCAGGTGCAGCACAATTTCGCCGGGCATATTGAAGCCGCCGGTGCCGTCGAACTCGACCTCGCACGGCGACCAGCGCGCCACGCCCCCCTGCCACACTTCCCAGATCAGCGGTGGATTGGTCGGATCGACACCGGCGCCGCGCGCCACATCGCAGTCGATCACCAGCGCCAGGACGTGATTGCTGTGGTTGTGCCGGAGTGGAATGTAGAAAGCGTCGTGCGGCAGCGGATTGGGCGCAAACATGGCAATCCGTCCATTGGGCAGCAACAACTGGCGCAACTCATGCATGCGCCAGCTTGCCGGAACATTCGGGCGTTCCACCTGGCGAACATACACTTTCTCATCAGCCACGACCGCCGGATATATCGTCAGATCGGTCTCGGTGGTGAAAATGACCGCCGGACTGGTTTCGGTGCGCACCGTCGCCACTTCCGTGTCGGCAGGGATCGTGATTGCCGTTTCCTGCGGCGCCGACAGATAGAACGTCACCGGCGCAACCGCCGATTGCGGCGGCTCCAATCGGATGCCGATCAGATTGAGCAGCGTGATATATACCTTATCGGGCACCTGATTCACCCGATAGAGCAACAGATCGGTCATCCAGGCGAACAACTCGATCAGCGCCACACCCGGATCGCTCACGTTGTGATCGGTCCACTCCGGGCAGAAGCGCGGAATAAGACGTTTGGCTTCATCGACGATGTCCTGAAAGTGACGGTCGTCGAGATTGGGTGTTGGCAGCGGCATGCAACCCTCGTCTATTCACCCGGAATGCGGTAAAACGGAAAGACCAGCGAGCGGCGATCATGGGTCGCCTTGATGCGATACTCAATCGTGATCAGCATCCGTTCCGGCGTCTGCGGATCGGTATCGATCTCGACATTCAACACATCGATGCGCGGCTCCCACATCGCCAGCGCCTCTTCGACATAGTACACGGCAAGACCGGCCGTTGCGGCGTCGTTCGGCGCAAAAATGAGATCGTGGATCTGGCAGCCGAACGTTGGGCGCATCAACCGCTGACCTTTCGGCGTCAACAAGATCATGATGATCGCCTGCTCAATATCGACCTCCTGGCGCGCCAGCGCAAAGCGACCGCGCGCGTCCAGCCCGACCGGAAACGCCCATCCGACGCCAAGAAAATCGCTCATCGCACCTCACCCGCCAATGTCAACCTGTGGAAATCCCCCGACAATCACGCCGCCATGCGCCGTCTGATCACCCATGCGCGCCGCCGGCATGCCGCCGATCAGCACCGTTGCGCTGCCTTTGATAATCGTATCCGGCGGACCGGCGCACGTCGCCATACCGCCGACCACCGCCGCCGGCAACCCGCCGATCAGCACCGTCGGCACGCCAGGCGGCATGATCGGACCACCAACATGCGGCTTTGGACCATCGGACAGCGGGCAGGTATGCATATCGCTCACGCGCGCGGCAGGAGGCATCGCATTCTTCCTTTCAGTTGATTTTGACCAGCGTTCCCTGGATCGTCAGAATCGCCGACGATTTCACATCGAGCGTCGCATTCGCCTGCAAGGAGGCCGTAGCATTGGATTTCAGATCGAGGCTGGCATTCGCCTGCAAGGAGGCATTTGCATTCGACTTCAGATCGAGACCGGTGGCGCCTTCGATAGCCATTGCCTGCTGCGATTTGATGTCAATCTTGCCCTTTGCCTGGATCGTCAGGTTGCCATCGGCGCTGATCGTGCCATTCCCTTTGACTTTGATCGTCAACTCGTTCTTCTTGCTGTCGAGTTTGATCATATTGCCACTCTTGTCTTCGATGGTAATCGACGGCGCACTATCGCTATCATCCAGTGTAATCACATGACCGGAGCGCGATTTGACCACACGTTGCTCAACTTTCCCGCCTTTGACGATCTCGCCGGTCTTCTTCGGCGGAGCATCCTTGCCGTTCCACAAACCACCGATCACATACACGGCGCGCATATCGCCAGCCTCGAATCCCACCAGCACTTCATCGTTCACTTCCGGCAGAAACTCGATCCCACGGTTGGCGCCTGCGCCGACACTGACCACTCGCGCCCAATGGCTCTGTTGATCCGAAAGCGTCGGAAACTTCACCTTGACACGCCCCAGGTTGTCCGGATCATTGTTGTCGGTCACAATCCCGATAACCAGTCCTTCAATCCTCAGGCGTGGCGTTTCCGGTTGCAGCAGGTGCAGCAGAGCATCCGGGTTGACCCCCGACACCGAAAAGTCGGTGACATAACCAGCAGCGTTATAGCGATGCGTCGCGCTGGTGACAACATAGGCGCCGCTGAAGCGAATGCCAATGTTGGTTATTTTGACCGCTGCTCCCGCCTTGATCTTCGGGTTGCCGGCAGCCGTGCCATCCGCTTCGATACACCGGCTTTCATGCTGATTGAGCACCGCTTTTGCGATCTGTTCCGCTTCCGATTGCGAGCGCACGGCGGACTCGGTCAGCAAATCTTTCGCCGTGATGCTGAACGCTTTCTTCGCCAGCGCGCCGCCTTTGTCGGGGACGCCAATCGCAGGCGTCACCGCGCCAGTCGTTCCCTGACCGATCACCACTTCTTTTTTTTGTGGGTCCCAACCGCGCACATTCACCTCATTCACCTGATCGATCGTGCTCAAGCGCGGGTGAAAGGCGCTCAGATCCTCACCCCATTTCAACTCGACCGGTGCTCTGGCGGAAGGGGGCTTGACACAGAAGAGTTTCCGTCCATCGACATACAACAGATAGCCGAGCGCCGCCGCCCGTTCGCGCAGAAATTCCAGGTTTGTCTGGTTCCACTGCACAAGATACTCGTGAACCCGGCTCGTCGCATCCACCTGCGCCTGCAACCCCACTTCACCGGCAATCTGTTGGATCACGTCGCTATCGGTCACATTCAGAAAGGTGCGGGCGTAACGACCGCGCGCCAGGCGGTGAAGACGATCAAAGGCGCGAACCACAACCCGCGCTCCTTCTACATCGAAGTGCGGTTCAACTTCGACAATCTCGCCATCGAAGATCGTCTCGGTTGCGCGATTGCGCCGGACATTCACCACAAGCGTCTTGCCCGGCGCCAGGCGGCTGTCATCAACCCACGTCAAACGGCGGTCGTTGATGACGAGCGTAGCGACATCCGGCAGGTGCAGACTGTTCTCGATCGTGATGTCCAGGATGTCCCGCACCAGTTCCAGCGGCGCGTCGGCGCCGTCGAGTTTCAGGTAAAAATCGGAAACATGCCGATCATTGTTATTGTTACTCATTGGGGATCACCAGCACTGCTCCTGGCGTCAACTCGCGCACCCGTTCCAGACCGTTCGCTTCGGCGATCGGGCGCCAGCGCGTCGCATCGCCATACGATTTATATGCAATCCATGCCAGTGTGTCGCCTTCACGCACCCGCCAGACCCGCTCACCGCCAATGCCGCCAGACGTCGGGTTCTGCGGTTGCAGATTGGCGGTGTCTTCAATCTGCTGAAATGTTACGTCAAGTTCAGCGCGCACCGGTGTTCCATCGACGAGAAACAACGTGAACTTCTGGGTGATGTTGGTGATGACCGCTTTGAACGACCAGGAGGCGCCCCACTGAAAGCGCACTTTCGGCGGGCGTCCGCGGGTGCTCTTGGGGTCTTTCAAGTCCGGGTCGATCATCATAAACGACCAGAGTTTGTCGGTGTACACTTTGCGCACATCCTTCGGTTTCGATCCGGGGCGCGCACTTGTGTAGGTGTCGAACAGCAGGTGCATCGACAGGGTTGCCGGTTGCCCGCCGCTGAATTCGAGTTGTGGCACGTTGGTGCTGGGTGTTTCGCCGCGGCTCCAGCTATTCTGCTTGGTGAAGGTGTACTCCTTCGGGTTGAACAGACACTCGACCTCTTGTGAGGGGTTGTCAAGGTTGATGATTTTGGCTTTGACCAGGCTTGTATCGGGCATGCAACTCCTCCTGTCTACCAACCGCTGCGCCGTCGCTCGACCGCCAACCGGCGTTTCAGCACTGCATAAACCTGGCGTGCAAGTTCATCGAGGTCGGGCGCAGGAGATGCTTCCTGCGCAGGCGCAGTCGTTTCCGCTCGCCGGATGGCAGGTAATGCGCGCGTGGTTTCTGCGGTGCGCACAATCGGCGCTCCCGCCTGCTGCGGCGCCGTCAACGCCGGCGGCGCGGGCGCGACCGTCACCACCGGCAACGGCGGCGCTTCCACTGCCGGTCGAGGAGGCGCCAGCCAGTCGGGTAGCGGCTCCCAGGGCGCGGGCAGGTTGCCCCACCGCGCCCGTTCCGGCGCGTCTGGCGCATCTGCGCTCGATGGCGCAGGGTGAACCTGTTCCGACGCCTGCACCGGAGGCGCTGTCGAAGCGCCGGTGTGCGCAGGCATGACCGGCGGAGCAAAGCGCATCCGCGCAGCCTGAGTCATCTGCGCCTCAACCGTTCGCGCCAGCGCCTCCTCATCGGTCGACGGTCCCGGAGGCGCCGGGCGTAGACCGGGGCGCTGCTCAGGCGGACGCACAATCGGCGGGATGGCGGTCGGGTCGCGTCGGCGCGCCACGTGAGTCAGTTCGTGCGCCAGCAAACCGAGACCTTCAGCAGTTTCGTCACCCCTGGCGGGCGCCAGCGCCACATCATTGCCAAACGTCACGGCATCGGCGCGGTATGCTGCCGCCACACGAGCGGCTTCCGGTCCGCGCGCAACACGCACGGTTGCGGGGTCCACCCCGACAGCAGCGCGCAGAAAGCGCCGATTCGACTCAGAGAGCGATGGCGCGGAAGGGGCGGAGAACCGCGCGCTGCTCAACGCGGTGGAGCGAGCGGGAGCGCTCACCGGCGGCGCGAAACGTGTCGCGCGTCCTGACAGTGCCGTGCCTCCCGGCAGAGGCGCGCGAATCGGTTGTGGCACGGGACGTCGCGGTTCACTGCCCGATGCTGTCTCGGTCGCACTACTCGACCGGATTGCACCGACTGGTTGCACCGACGCCAGAGGAGGCGCATCAACCGATCGCGGATCTTCGGCAACGCCCCCCGGCGCCTGTGCCGCTGCGTCTTTCTGGCGGCGGCGGATCTCATCGGCGCGCAGGCGCTCCATCCAGGCTTCCACCGAACGGTCGAAGGCTGGCGTCTCCACAGGCG
This region includes:
- a CDS encoding PAAR domain-containing protein, with product MPPAARVSDMHTCPLSDGPKPHVGGPIMPPGVPTVLIGGLPAAVVGGMATCAGPPDTIIKGSATVLIGGMPAARMGDQTAHGGVIVGGFPQVDIGG
- a CDS encoding VgrG-related protein, producing the protein MSNNNNDRHVSDFYLKLDGADAPLELVRDILDITIENSLHLPDVATLVINDRRLTWVDDSRLAPGKTLVVNVRRNRATETIFDGEIVEVEPHFDVEGARVVVRAFDRLHRLARGRYARTFLNVTDSDVIQQIAGEVGLQAQVDATSRVHEYLVQWNQTNLEFLRERAAALGYLLYVDGRKLFCVKPPSARAPVELKWGEDLSAFHPRLSTIDQVNEVNVRGWDPQKKEVVIGQGTTGAVTPAIGVPDKGGALAKKAFSITAKDLLTESAVRSQSEAEQIAKAVLNQHESRCIEADGTAAGNPKIKAGAAVKITNIGIRFSGAYVVTSATHRYNAAGYVTDFSVSGVNPDALLHLLQPETPRLRIEGLVIGIVTDNNDPDNLGRVKVKFPTLSDQQSHWARVVSVGAGANRGIEFLPEVNDEVLVGFEAGDMRAVYVIGGLWNGKDAPPKKTGEIVKGGKVEQRVVKSRSGHVITLDDSDSAPSITIEDKSGNMIKLDSKKNELTIKVKGNGTISADGNLTIQAKGKIDIKSQQAMAIEGATGLDLKSNANASLQANASLDLKSNATASLQANATLDVKSSAILTIQGTLVKIN
- a CDS encoding CIS tube protein; this translates as MPDTSLVKAKIINLDNPSQEVECLFNPKEYTFTKQNSWSRGETPSTNVPQLEFSGGQPATLSMHLLFDTYTSARPGSKPKDVRKVYTDKLWSFMMIDPDLKDPKSTRGRPPKVRFQWGASWSFKAVITNITQKFTLFLVDGTPVRAELDVTFQQIEDTANLQPQNPTSGGIGGERVWRVREGDTLAWIAYKSYGDATRWRPIAEANGLERVRELTPGAVLVIPNE